The genomic region CATTTTGGCATTAGGAAATTCCCACTATATTTTTAGCTTTTAAATCCTTTCTTACTTAACTTTCTAGTATATTTCAACACTAGCGTTTCTGGTTTAGATTGCATTCTTTTTGTGTTTCTCTTGTCGATAACTATGTCTTTCTTATTCGGTTCCAATGACCCACTGTGCCCATAATCTATTACAACATAGTCAATTTGAACAACCTATCCTAAATACATCAACCAAACAATTTTCTACTGCCACCCTCAAGCTAGGTGCCACAAATTACATCAGTAGCACAGCTTACTGCCCTATAATAGATAAAATGTTGTGAATCTTGTAATCACTTTGAAATTTGTTTCATATGCTCATTTAGCTGCTGGCAACTTCTTAATTCAATCTTCTTTATCTACATGGCGTATCTTATGTGTAATTGCCATTATGTACTTGTCCGATGCTTCAGTTATTGATATACTCTAGGGTAGTAAGCAGAGGATATATTGGGTTTTAACATGTTGAATTCCATGATTTCCCTTGTGTCAAGGCTGGATACAATGTAGGAAAAGGTTGGCTCGCACGTAAACATGATCGAGCAttgaaaatttgaataaaatgaagctTGTGACTCACCGGGCGTAATTCGCACAAACTATGAGACCGGTGCAAGTAGAAGGCATATAGCCTTGGAATTAAGTAAAAGACCACATTCAGTTCGCTAGGTGTAGAATACCACATTGGACTAAGCCGGGTATAAAGAGACCTGTGTAAGGGCAACTAGACAGAAGGTcttatgaaaagaaaaattaatgaAATCAGAAATACAAAACACAATCAACAAATGTGAcgataaaaaccctaaaccctgaatgCTCAAAGATTATGAATCGCATACCATAGGTTCCCCTTTCGGTTAGTCTGGCCTGCACCACCATGTTGAGGAGAAAGTCAGCTGCTTCCCTTGCTTCTTGCACTAACTTTTGAATATCTGTAAGGGAGGAAACTGATCTGTTTTCCTCGAATTTGGATCTGATTTCTTTTGCAGACTGAGTGAGCATTATATCATCGCCAGAGAATGATGTTTTCCTTGCCCTCAACAGAGCTCTGTACGCAGAGATTACCTGTTCCCTCATCTCCCAATTCTTAAAAATTCGGCACCAAATTAAATTTGGCCGGTCCTCAGAAGCACATCTTCGCTATTTTGAAATGTTTGCGATCCTTAGCTTTTTGGGACGGGCACGGCTCTTCGCTATTTTTTATTGTTGTGACGAAGAAAATTAAAAAACTTGTAATTAAACTTTTCTTACCCTTTTTTCCCAAAACGGTGAACATACCTTGCACTTCTCTCTTCCTTTATGGGTTTAGTTCATTTGGCTATTCATTATATCAACAATGAGTGGGATATTAATATAAGAAATTGCCTAAACAATGAATGGGAAATAAAAAAGTATGtgtaagaaaaattcaaaaaaaagcatGCAAACAGGACAATTTGGGAGGAAAAAAGAATATtatatcaaacatttcaatccCACACATGGCTATACACAAAAGAACTACATagaaatggaaagcaaaaatgttaGTGGCTCGTATAAGAACTAGTGTGCATCAACTTAGATGTGAAACAAGAAGATGGATAATACTTAAAGAGGAATGGGCAGATAGAAGATGTAGATATTGCACTCAAGGAGTGGTGAGACAAAATGGCATTACATCATGGAGTGTCCAACCTACAAGGATTTTTGGATCAACTATATTGAGACACTAAATGTAAACACCTTGAGTAATCtttttgaagaagaaaatataaTAAGAGTTGCGGATTTCCTAATCAAGTTATACAGTAGAAGATCCAAGATGCAAAAAGAAAAGGAAGTTTAGTAGGCATAGTGTTTTGGGCTTTATGTGTTTCTCTTTGATGGCTACCTATGGGTCCCATAGGTTGTTTGACCTCGTGGACGTTATTGAAAATATTTATCCATTCATTATGTAATAATAAGTGTATAAGTGATAATGAAATGGAAATAGATTTTTTTGTAGTCTATGATATCAACGATCTATTTTTTGGTCTATAAACATTTTATAGTACATGGGACTTTGCATATTTTCATTGTGTAAGAGGCACTTAACTATGTTTCAAGAGTTCAAGTTCTCCACCATTAGATCAACTCAGCCTAGTGGATATGGATGTTGTTAAAGGTTTATATATAACTCAAGTTTTATTCAAATCTATATATGCACTCACTTTTAGGCATCAATAATGCTCTTCAATTTATCATTTTCTCACTTAGATTTTTACCCAAAATTTGTGGTATTGACTCAAgttagttgtgtatttttttaaaattaatctaACCTTTctattaatattattattctaaTTGTAGTATTGAATTGTATTCAAGGACTAGCACTAATTCTTTTTTAGGCAAACAAAGAATCATTCTAGATCTTTTACTATgacttgcatttgcatcattagAACATTAACATTGCATTGTCTACTTACTAGGTGAACCTATTAATGTTAACTCATGGGATCAAACTATTTAAAGTCTAGACTTCTTGGTTTTGTTAATCGTCTATTTTATCCCTTGTTGATTCAACCATGGAGACTACAATGTGTTTGGTTGTGAAGACCTGTCAAATTGCTTTTAGGGGGATATTATGGAAAAGTGATTCAAGATTATCTTCAAGGCCAACTGAATGGTAGGCCTATGGGAAATTAAGAATAATCTCATGAAATCAACTTGAAGGTATTGGATAAATTTCATTACCACATCCTATTTTTGGGAATTCATTCTTAATCTAGGAGAAGAAAAAGTAATGATTATGTGGGATCCATAGACTTAATAAGAACCAAATGAAAAATGGATCTAAATGCATTTATGGAGAAAATGATTGCTAGGTTAGAGTTTTAGAGTGACCTCAAGGTTTGGCCTAAAATATAACCCATTTTCAATAGCTTGTTGATTCCTTTTCTGATCAAAATTATGGGTGAAAAGGTAGAAGTGAAGCATCACAAATCTTGTTGAGGCTTACATTTCCTCAAGAATGTTTCTAGCATTTAAAATGGGGGCATTGTGGACTAGTCCTTCACCCTTGTTACGTGATCAAAGATTGGCTTAAGTGATGAGCTCCAAGAAATCAAATACACCAAAATAGTTCCTTTTCTATTGTTGATATTTAGAATTTAGGAAtaaatatttgcaaagaaaatacAATATAATTGTCATGGACTTGTTGATCTAAATATGAGTTTGTTGGCAatgtatgttgtcatcgatgtcaatgaTGATGTTTGGCAATATGTATTGTCACTTAGTTTGGGACAAAGATGAATGTATTATGATTTCCAATATATCAGATGATAGAACGATGTGATGTTGAAAGTAGTATCAAATGACAGTATATTGAAGACATGGTGACGAGTTGTTATTTGATGCAGCAATCATTCTGGAGGCTCAATTGATGATTACATATCTTTCTGGAGCTCATGACTTCAGTTGCATCTCATGGTTTGTCATGTATTCATATTGATGATACTTGTGTTAAGCTTACTTCATTTGGAGAAGACTTTGTGATTGTGTTGTTTCAATTTCATATCTGGTAGCTAAAAGAAAATTGTCTAAGTGTTGAGTCAGTAAATTTATTTGTGACTATGGTCAGTGTTTTTTATCTGCATTTCTTCATGTTGCATCAGTTTGATGTGCAGATTTGAAGTTTAATTTTGTACTACGTGTTATGCATGTTATCAAGTTTTTAATTGTTTCCATTGCATATAGAAGAAGTTATACTTGTTTGATCTCGGTTCCAATTTGATAGAAGTGCAGTTTTAGGTCATACAAAAGAATGCTTCAGCATGGATAGTTTTGATAGTGTAAATTTGGAAACATGTTGTGGACAGTGTCTTGGACCTATGACAATATTCTCAAAtcctttggtgaaatggtgaaaGAGTTATTACTTATTGTTGTTTCACAATCTACAAGTATTACAAAGTGCTTGACAGTTCAGTGATCTACTACTTGTGCGTTGACTTCCTATGGTCAATCACCTTGAGAGATGAATGGagaatgtgttggcattttgagtttgttggtattttgcatcaagattgcattaatgatatgttgtcattgatgccaactgaactggtaaatggtattcatgttattgctgatattgttgttttttatattggctagtaaccagtaagaagagatttgtggaagatgttgtaaacttgtatgttaagtttgtgagttgaactagtgtaaagggttaaacctttctatgtaatgtaaccggtaaaccctatccaTTGTTAAACCCTAAaagaccaagtttgatggtttgttatctgataagcggtaatgatggagacacgtgtgatcatttgattaaggagatatt from Cryptomeria japonica chromosome 3, Sugi_1.0, whole genome shotgun sequence harbors:
- the LOC131027358 gene encoding mitochondrial zinc maintenance protein 1, mitochondrial, coding for MREQVISAYRALLRARKTSFSGDDIMLTQSAKEIRSKFEENRSVSSLTDIQKLVQEAREAADFLLNMVVQARLTERGTYELKLDKAHEGATLELPSEEKLSKAT